One part of the Suncus etruscus isolate mSunEtr1 chromosome 2, mSunEtr1.pri.cur, whole genome shotgun sequence genome encodes these proteins:
- the IGFALS gene encoding insulin-like growth factor-binding protein complex acid labile subunit isoform X2, producing the protein MMAPRKGSPAPPLLLLLLLLLGAAQDLLGQQETVPGVPGDNGESEDKPCHAVCSCGLDDGLEGLNIFCNSRNLTRLPAGIPVAARALWLDGNNLTSLPTAVFANLTGLGFLGLQDCGLLSLEPPVLQGLRALRHLHLERNQLRALTAGTFHHTPGLASLSLAHNLLSRLDAAAFRGLANLWDLNLGWNRLAALPEATFQGLGGLRELVLAHNQLPFLQPTLLRGLGALRQLHLSGNMLRSIRADVFTRLPRLQKLLLDHNLVAAVAQGAFFGMKALRWLDLSHNRLVGLPDDPFPGLLGLRVLRLSHNALGSLQARTFRDLHLLEELRLSHNRLRQLPARAFEGLGRLEMLALDSNQLQEVQVGAFLGLLNVAVMNLSGNCLRQLPEHAFQGLGQLHSLHLEASCLGRVRRHTFDGLSGLRRLFLRGNGIVALDVQSLAELRALQELDLTDNRLEQLPGRLFQGLEQLQYLLLAGNQLKTLPPDMLWPLRRLFWLDLAHNRLETLPKLLLTPPGALRFLSLGNNSLGTFAPPAGLERLWLQGNPWDCSCPLKALWELALQQPRVVPRAVRAATAGDWDGQPQVPAYTYNNITCVRPPSIAGLDLRELPEAHFASC; encoded by the exons ATGATGGCCCCGAGGAAAG GAAGCCCGGCCccaccactgctgctgctgctgctgctgcttctgggaGCAGCGCAGGACCTCCTTGGGCAGCAAGAGACTGTGCCAGGAGTGCCAGGGGACAACGGAGAATCCGAGGACAAGCCCTGCCACGCAGTCTGCAGCTGTGGCCTGGACGATGGCCTGGAGGGGCTCAACATCTTCTGCAACTCCCGCAACCTCACACGGCTGCCTGCTGGTATCCCCGTGGCTGCCCGGGCGCTGTGGCTGGATGGCAACAACCTGACGAGCTTACCGACTGCTGTCTTCGCCAACCTGACGGGCCTGGGCTTCCTGGGGCTGCAGGACTGCGGGCTTCTCAGCCTGGAGCCGCCAGTACTGCAGGGGCTGCGGGCCCTGCGGCACCTGCACCTGGAGCGGAACCAGCTGCGGGCCCTGACAGCTGGCACCTTCCACCACACCCCAGGCCTGGCCTCGCTCAGCTTGGCCCACAACCTGCTGAGCCGGCTGGATGCTGCGGCCTTCCGGGGCCTGGCCAACCTCTGGGACCTGAATCTGGGCTGGAACCGCCTGGCCGCGCTGCCCGAAGCCACCTTCCAGGGTCTGGGTGGCCTGCGTGAGCTGGTGCTGGCTCACAACCAGCTGCCTTTCCTGCAGCCCACACTGCTCAGGGGTTTGGGTGCGTTGCGTCAGCTGCATCTCAGCGGAAATATGCTGCGCAGCATCCGTGCAGATGTCTTCACTAGGCTGCCGCGGCTGCAGAAGCTGCTACTGGACCATAATCTGGTGGCCGCTGTGGCTCAGGGAGCCTTCTTTGGAATGAAGGCCCTGCGCTGGCTGGACCTGTCCCACAATCGCCTGGTTGGCCTCCCCGATGACCCCTTTCCTGGCCTGCTGGGCCTGCGAGTGCTGCGCCTCAGCCACAACGCCCTAGGCAGCTTGCAAGCCCGCACTTTCCGGGATCTGCACCTGCTGGAGGAACTCCGACTCAGCCACAACCGGCTCCGGCAGCTGCCTGCGCGTGCCTTTGAGGGTTTGGGTCGGCTGGAGATGTTGGCGCTAGACAGCAACCAGCTGCAGGAAGTACAGGTGGGTGCCTTCCTGGGCCTCCTCAATGTGGCCGTGATGAATCTGTCGGGGAACTGCTTGCGGCAGCTGCCAGAACACGCCTTCCAGGGCCTGGGTCAATTGCACAGTCTACACCTGGAGGCCAGCTGCCTGGGCCGCGTGCGCCGACACACCTTCGACGGCCTGTCGGGGCTTCGCCGCCTCTTCCTCCGGGGCAATGGCATCGTGGCGCTGGATGTGCAGAGCCTGGCTGAGCTGCGGGCACTGCAGGAGCTGGACCTCACTGACAACCGGCTGGAGCAGCTGCCTGGCCGCCTCTTTCAGGGTCTGGAGCAGCTGCAGTACCTGCTGCTGGCTGGCAACCAGCTGAAGACTCTGCCACCTGACATGCTGTGGCCCCTGCGGCGCCTCTTCTGGTTGGACCTGGCACACAACCGCCTAGAGACGCTGCCTAAGCTGCTGTTGACACCTCCAGGCGCACTGCGTTTCCTGAGCCTTGGCAACAACTCGCTGGGCACCTTTGCGCCCCCCGCAGGCCTGGAGCGTCTGTGGCTGCAGGGGAACCCGTGGGACTGCAGCTGCCCACTCAAGGCTCTGTGGGAATTGGCGCTCCAGCAGCCCCGTGTGGTGCCCCGCGCTGTACGCGCTGCCACTGCTGGGGACTGGGATGGTCAGCCGCAGGTGCCCGCCTACACCTACAACAACATCACCTGTGTCCGCCCGCCCAGCATAGCAGGGCTCGACCTGCGTGAACTTCCCGAGGCACACTTTGCGTCCTGCTAA
- the IGFALS gene encoding insulin-like growth factor-binding protein complex acid labile subunit isoform X1: MMAPRKAGSPAPPLLLLLLLLLGAAQDLLGQQETVPGVPGDNGESEDKPCHAVCSCGLDDGLEGLNIFCNSRNLTRLPAGIPVAARALWLDGNNLTSLPTAVFANLTGLGFLGLQDCGLLSLEPPVLQGLRALRHLHLERNQLRALTAGTFHHTPGLASLSLAHNLLSRLDAAAFRGLANLWDLNLGWNRLAALPEATFQGLGGLRELVLAHNQLPFLQPTLLRGLGALRQLHLSGNMLRSIRADVFTRLPRLQKLLLDHNLVAAVAQGAFFGMKALRWLDLSHNRLVGLPDDPFPGLLGLRVLRLSHNALGSLQARTFRDLHLLEELRLSHNRLRQLPARAFEGLGRLEMLALDSNQLQEVQVGAFLGLLNVAVMNLSGNCLRQLPEHAFQGLGQLHSLHLEASCLGRVRRHTFDGLSGLRRLFLRGNGIVALDVQSLAELRALQELDLTDNRLEQLPGRLFQGLEQLQYLLLAGNQLKTLPPDMLWPLRRLFWLDLAHNRLETLPKLLLTPPGALRFLSLGNNSLGTFAPPAGLERLWLQGNPWDCSCPLKALWELALQQPRVVPRAVRAATAGDWDGQPQVPAYTYNNITCVRPPSIAGLDLRELPEAHFASC; encoded by the exons ATGATGGCCCCGAGGAAAG CAGGAAGCCCGGCCccaccactgctgctgctgctgctgctgcttctgggaGCAGCGCAGGACCTCCTTGGGCAGCAAGAGACTGTGCCAGGAGTGCCAGGGGACAACGGAGAATCCGAGGACAAGCCCTGCCACGCAGTCTGCAGCTGTGGCCTGGACGATGGCCTGGAGGGGCTCAACATCTTCTGCAACTCCCGCAACCTCACACGGCTGCCTGCTGGTATCCCCGTGGCTGCCCGGGCGCTGTGGCTGGATGGCAACAACCTGACGAGCTTACCGACTGCTGTCTTCGCCAACCTGACGGGCCTGGGCTTCCTGGGGCTGCAGGACTGCGGGCTTCTCAGCCTGGAGCCGCCAGTACTGCAGGGGCTGCGGGCCCTGCGGCACCTGCACCTGGAGCGGAACCAGCTGCGGGCCCTGACAGCTGGCACCTTCCACCACACCCCAGGCCTGGCCTCGCTCAGCTTGGCCCACAACCTGCTGAGCCGGCTGGATGCTGCGGCCTTCCGGGGCCTGGCCAACCTCTGGGACCTGAATCTGGGCTGGAACCGCCTGGCCGCGCTGCCCGAAGCCACCTTCCAGGGTCTGGGTGGCCTGCGTGAGCTGGTGCTGGCTCACAACCAGCTGCCTTTCCTGCAGCCCACACTGCTCAGGGGTTTGGGTGCGTTGCGTCAGCTGCATCTCAGCGGAAATATGCTGCGCAGCATCCGTGCAGATGTCTTCACTAGGCTGCCGCGGCTGCAGAAGCTGCTACTGGACCATAATCTGGTGGCCGCTGTGGCTCAGGGAGCCTTCTTTGGAATGAAGGCCCTGCGCTGGCTGGACCTGTCCCACAATCGCCTGGTTGGCCTCCCCGATGACCCCTTTCCTGGCCTGCTGGGCCTGCGAGTGCTGCGCCTCAGCCACAACGCCCTAGGCAGCTTGCAAGCCCGCACTTTCCGGGATCTGCACCTGCTGGAGGAACTCCGACTCAGCCACAACCGGCTCCGGCAGCTGCCTGCGCGTGCCTTTGAGGGTTTGGGTCGGCTGGAGATGTTGGCGCTAGACAGCAACCAGCTGCAGGAAGTACAGGTGGGTGCCTTCCTGGGCCTCCTCAATGTGGCCGTGATGAATCTGTCGGGGAACTGCTTGCGGCAGCTGCCAGAACACGCCTTCCAGGGCCTGGGTCAATTGCACAGTCTACACCTGGAGGCCAGCTGCCTGGGCCGCGTGCGCCGACACACCTTCGACGGCCTGTCGGGGCTTCGCCGCCTCTTCCTCCGGGGCAATGGCATCGTGGCGCTGGATGTGCAGAGCCTGGCTGAGCTGCGGGCACTGCAGGAGCTGGACCTCACTGACAACCGGCTGGAGCAGCTGCCTGGCCGCCTCTTTCAGGGTCTGGAGCAGCTGCAGTACCTGCTGCTGGCTGGCAACCAGCTGAAGACTCTGCCACCTGACATGCTGTGGCCCCTGCGGCGCCTCTTCTGGTTGGACCTGGCACACAACCGCCTAGAGACGCTGCCTAAGCTGCTGTTGACACCTCCAGGCGCACTGCGTTTCCTGAGCCTTGGCAACAACTCGCTGGGCACCTTTGCGCCCCCCGCAGGCCTGGAGCGTCTGTGGCTGCAGGGGAACCCGTGGGACTGCAGCTGCCCACTCAAGGCTCTGTGGGAATTGGCGCTCCAGCAGCCCCGTGTGGTGCCCCGCGCTGTACGCGCTGCCACTGCTGGGGACTGGGATGGTCAGCCGCAGGTGCCCGCCTACACCTACAACAACATCACCTGTGTCCGCCCGCCCAGCATAGCAGGGCTCGACCTGCGTGAACTTCCCGAGGCACACTTTGCGTCCTGCTAA